The bacterium genome window below encodes:
- a CDS encoding N-6 DNA methylase produces the protein MKTKIKYKQKREKPLFVRENLFPALAYQSSVNKIGELKQKDISKFAIQKLNILIDKFGIDNAWYSILATHIYKLRQSHFDYLLKQKEFSNANIQDSDILDSISIGEIATLYEYSLSRFNRDRRKQEGQYFTPTDVAQVMAKKALSFPMGKIWVDPCSGVGNLSFWLVKLQENPESFLVNQLYLIDKDALALFIARTLFTLAFQNKSRSLFLDIAPRFIVADFLFSPNLPVFDFAILNPPYVEVEPDNLFKSAKSRNLYAYFLERVIKLSKGFVSISPQTFTHGQRFRTLRQLLLTNMRDISIYCFDNVPDTIFRGFKFGSTNTNKVNSIRAGIIVAKTESESRSFRITPLLRWRTKERAKMLEHIDDYLTNVEAISDIFPKIQKELLPLYNELSKTKKCLAYLISSHPTPYKLVIPSTPRYFISALRKEVNRSSFRILYFYNKQEYDLAYLLLNSSFAYWWWRINDGGMTISEKTLLSLPILDNIPVDRQLISKLEYSELTNRVVKKNAGKNNENVKHNACLIEEINQKIFPKFASAFKHLHNNSVINI, from the coding sequence ATGAAAACAAAAATAAAATATAAACAGAAAAGGGAAAAGCCTCTTTTTGTAAGAGAAAATCTGTTCCCAGCACTGGCTTATCAGTCATCTGTTAACAAAATAGGAGAATTAAAGCAGAAGGATATTTCTAAATTTGCAATTCAAAAATTAAATATCCTAATAGATAAGTTTGGGATTGATAATGCATGGTATTCAATTTTAGCCACCCATATCTATAAACTCCGGCAATCTCACTTTGATTATCTTTTGAAACAAAAAGAGTTTTCTAACGCAAACATTCAAGATTCAGATATACTTGATTCTATTTCAATTGGAGAAATAGCAACACTTTATGAATACTCTTTGTCACGCTTTAATAGAGATAGAAGAAAACAAGAAGGGCAATATTTTACTCCTACTGATGTTGCTCAAGTGATGGCTAAAAAAGCCCTTTCTTTCCCAATGGGTAAAATTTGGGTTGACCCATGTTCTGGAGTGGGTAATCTTTCTTTTTGGTTGGTTAAATTACAAGAAAATCCCGAGAGTTTTTTAGTTAATCAACTTTATTTGATTGACAAAGATGCTCTGGCATTATTTATTGCGCGTACTTTATTCACGCTGGCATTTCAAAATAAGTCAAGGAGTTTATTTCTTGATATAGCACCTCGTTTTATAGTTGCTGATTTTCTTTTTTCACCCAATCTCCCGGTATTTGACTTTGCTATTCTAAATCCTCCATATGTGGAAGTGGAACCTGACAATTTGTTTAAGAGTGCAAAGTCACGGAATTTATATGCCTACTTTTTAGAACGGGTTATAAAGTTATCAAAAGGATTTGTTTCAATTTCGCCACAAACTTTTACGCATGGACAAAGATTCAGAACTTTACGTCAATTACTGCTTACCAATATGAGGGATATTTCAATTTATTGTTTTGATAATGTTCCCGACACTATATTTAGAGGTTTTAAATTTGGGTCAACCAATACAAACAAAGTCAATAGTATAAGGGCGGGTATTATTGTAGCTAAAACAGAAAGCGAATCTCGTTCTTTCAGAATTACCCCCTTATTGCGATGGCGCACAAAAGAGCGTGCCAAAATGCTGGAGCATATTGATGATTATTTAACAAATGTAGAAGCGATATCAGATATTTTCCCCAAGATTCAAAAAGAACTTTTGCCATTGTACAACGAATTAAGTAAGACAAAAAAATGTTTAGCATATCTTATCTCTTCCCATCCAACTCCATATAAACTTGTTATCCCATCAACACCACGATATTTTATTTCTGCATTGCGAAAAGAAGTGAATCGTTCCTCCTTCAGGATTTTGTATTTTTACAATAAACAAGAATATGACCTCGCATATCTCTTACTAAACAGCAGTTTTGCTTATTGGTGGTGGCGTATTAATGATGGTGGTATGACGATTTCAGAAAAAACTCTACTCTCATTACCGATATTGGACAATATTCCTGTTGATAGACAGCTTATTTCAAAGCTTGAATATTCAGAGTTAACAAACCGTGTGGTTAAAAAAAATGCAGGCAAAAATAATGAAAATGTAAAGCATAACGCATGTCTTATAGAAGAAATAAATCAAAAGATTTTTCCAAAATTTGCTTCTGCATTTAAGCATTTACACAATAATTCAGTTATTAACATATGA